The segment tgcatgtggGTAGCGCCGCTGCCTagcagccagaaggtcctgggttcaaaccCACCGGAGGGCCTGGGGCTTTCTGGAGGTATCTGTTCTACATTCGTAGGAATGTGATGCATATTGATGGTACGGAACCATTTTTCTACCAAAAATTTAATTTCCTGCACGCAGGCTAGATGCATCAcgcagggaaaaaaaaggtattGAGGTTGTAGCCAGGAAATGAACAGGGGAATGGCTCTGGATGAGTTTATTTGCACGCATGCAGGAAATAATTGGAAAGTCAATTTAAATTGTACTCCAGGCGTCCGACCTGATGCCCGGCGGCGTTTCCGTCTCCGTTACTTAGCAGCTCGCTCTATTAGTAATATCTACAAGTATTGAGCTGTCACGGCGACACTGGGGACGACACGGGCAGGGGTGGGAGGGTCAAGGCGTCTGTCTCACCTTTTTCACCTCGTGTTTTTGtccttctttgtgtttctgtccctCCTGCGGTCTCAGATACACTCGTCTGAATGTCCTCGGCCGTTTTTGAGGTTGAGatgaggtgaggaagaggaagagcccGTCCAAACCGGTCCGCATAACTCAACGTTATTATTTTAATGGGCATCTTTATTGAAAGCATGTGGCTCAAAGTGTTTCACAAGGCAAGAGCAAAATAAGTGGCGAGCGAGAACAAAGCGCCAAAGAGGTCTTCATGAAACGTTTCAGAAATGAACCATTCAAGTGgcgcaaataaaataaaagtctaaaaaaacccaaatgagaTTAAGAAGAATGTCCgatgatgaaaacacacacacacacacacacacacacacacacactgcaggcagTTTACACAGAGCCAGTGACTCATGAATAATTCAGCGgatgttttctcctcctccagtgcgtGCATGGCGCTGAAATGacttttctatattttcttcttctgaattAAAATATGTAACTTAAACAAACACGACGCTCTTCCTATCACGTCTTTACTCCTTCTTTCAGCCACACTTCACTTTCCCCTTCTTTCCTCTCAATTACAGGCAATAAAGGAAATACCGACGTAGGAATCCAGCTGGCGCATTTCTCTTGAGTTTTCAAGATGAAGCCTATCTTTCTCCCTCTGTATTTCACCCTGCAAAAAAGTAATGCCATCTCTTTGTGAGCCAATGTGGAggaagagtcccccccccccccacctccttgTATGAAGAGAAAATCTTGTTGTTgaggaggcggagggggaggCGTGAAAAGCGGAGCGGTTTTCATCTCCCGTCACTCCGTTGGCCTTCGGAGCTTAATGATCGACTGACACACATTCCCTGAGCAAATAAACACGAGCACGCTTTGCAGGAAGCGAGCACGCCGCGCAGGACCGAGCTCAGACTTTGCCTCCAGCTGTTTATTATGAAtgagatgagtgtgtgtgttgggtgcgCTTTGAATGTCTCCAACTAGAGGACAACCTGCCCTGCCTGCAAAAGACGTTCCCTCCTAATCTGGAATCTGCTCAAGCTTGTGTGTGAGAGCACGTTCAGGCTGTCTTGTCAGACCGACTGAATTCAATCTGAATTTCATGGCTGGCGTGTCCGTCCACATCCCCACCGGTCTCTGCGCCGCCACTTCACCACTCTGTCTCTGTTGCCAGCCGGAAAATCCTCCCGTCTGAATATTGCATGAGCCGAGACGGCTCCTGGAACACGCTGGAATAATGGGACGGAGGCCCGGCTTGATTGATGATAGCGCTGGCTATATTTTCACACACTGTTACTCCACAAAGATTGGACCCATGCTCCATCCttctgccatgtttttttttgcagactttACACACAAAGTATCGGGACAGAGGTGAACACGAAACGTCCTTGGCAGGAGGATGTTTCTGTTTGCTCTTCCTTTAACCTCTGACCTCACATCTTGGCGTATTAAGTCTTTCTCTGGCACAAACTTGCTGAGTTCTGGCATGCGTGACCGGCGCTTTGGTTCCAGGGAGGTCTCGACACGTATAACTCCCCCGTTCCCGCCCTCGTCCCAAGGTTTCCTGGCGTATCTATCAGGATAAAAAAACGACCTACCAGGAGGGACGAAACTGTTCCTGGTTCCTCCGCTGCCTGCAGGCGGATGCAGGCGGTGTCGGTCGGGAATGTCTGTCATTCCGGCCTGAGTGTGCGTTTTGGATGCCGCCAGGCCTAACCATGCAGTGTGTATATTTAAATAGCTGGAATGCAATATCGGTTTCTAATGATCACGTATCAGGTTTCAGTCCGCCcccctctgacctctgacctctggtcCACCTTCTCTCCTCTTTGATCTACTTTCACGACTTAATGCACACTGTATGCGCACTCTAATTTACATCCCACTACCGGTAATTCCCGTTGCCATAGTGACGGCAACCCACTTTCATCACCGTCCATTCCGTGCCCATGACCTGCACGGCAGGTGCGAGATGtttgagagagagcgatggctgCACTCCGGTGAAAAATTACGTCCTGAACGTTCAGCTCATAAAAACGCTGCAGAAGAAATCGGCCTTCGTGAATTTGTGACGGGAAAGCTAATGAATGCTAAGTGATTGATTTCTGCAGTGGCGCAGTATGTGTGGATGTTATATCCATTTAGCCGACTCCTTCAGAGCGAGCAGCTGAATCCACTTTCACACCGAACATCAGGTAATTAGCATAAGCAGCTACAGGGGCCTCTTACCTTTAAAGCTTAATTAAGTGCACTGAATGCGTTTTTGACATCGGCCGACGGAGGAAGGAACACGGGATGTACTTCAAACCTTTGCCCCACGTGGCTCAAGGGACACACCACCCAGTGGAGCTTTATGTGAACTGCTTTGTGCATGCAGAGTCCAAGACGACTTCTTCCTTCAACCTTTGGCTGCACACTCGGCGTTAATGGCTCAGCGAGTTCAGCGCGGCTGGTTAATCCATACCGAACTGGGATTGCCACGTTTTTGTCCCTGCGTTCTTCTATCTTATTGCAAACGCCGATTTCATAACGACGCAATTTCCTGAGCGCTTTGTGAAGTAAATCGACGACAGACATCAGTCAGACATTAGGAAACGGGTAACTCGGTAGACCGTATCCTTCCGCCAGGGCACAGCGCTTCTCCTGTTATTGTTTGACAGCGAGGATGGAAATCAAAAATCAAGCAACCAATCAACAGATGGATAAGGTCCTTAcagcggtgaggacagacatgaaaGGCTGATGAAAGGCGTTATTGCTCTGTTCATGCTTCAGCTCTCTGCACGCCGTCATGGAAATATCAAAGCCGAGCAGCGACACGATGATCATTAAGTTTGCTCTTAATGCATCCCAGCCTCTAAAGAGAAGCTCCCACACAGGCCGACTGCACTCTTCTTTATTCAGGACTGTCTATTGCCTGTTATCCTtcaacagagaaagagagaaggggggaTTTCCATGGCAACCCTGGAAATCCGTGCAGTGCATGAGCATCAAAACAATACGTCTGAATAAAGCAGCACCGTCCGACTGTCAGCGCTCCGTTGTGATTTTGCACTTCGCACATATCCCAAAGAGCCTGGAGCTTTTTCCTCATCAgcaagtttgtgtgagagggagGACTTTATgtgcagcagcttcctgcttgTCTTGTGTTTCAAACATGAGAGGCAATCAGAtccttctgctcctcttggTTTGAGCTCGATAGAGGCTTCCTTCAGAGGTCCGACGGGTCAACAGCAAAGTGACCCAAAAGGTCGCTGGCGAGGCCGACTGAAACGGGAGCACCTCCCCGAAGTCATGCCAATGGCGCCGTGGGGCAGTGAATATAACACCAGGAAACAGAGGCTCCtcaagaaaaacacactttagCATAAAAAGCTTAGCTTTTCACAATTGTTGGCGTATTTATTTTAGCATCGTAATACTCAGACCTGAAGGTTTCCAGCCAGCGCTGGTAGAAAGCTGCTGTACTTTCAATTCAGCAGATTCAGAAATTGGATTTTCTGAATCTGTCATTGTGAGAGGGCTGCAGTAACGCCTGTGCACCGAGTGACATCTAATCAGAAAGAAATGCAGAGATGTAAACTGGCTAATCCTGCGTTATGTCTGCGCGTCCGTTCACCACGCATGCAAAGTCGTCCAGTCGCTGTCGGTTGCAGTTCTCACCTCGTTGCATCcggttcaggtgtgtgttcgGTCTGGTGCAGAGGAGCAGTAAGTAACGGGGGTGAAACATCGGGATCTCATTATGGATGCGGCGCCGTGGAACGGGACCACATCCTAGGGATGAAACTGAATCTGGGATGTTACCCGACCTGCATGCGGTCTGTGTTTTCATGCGGTTTCTTAGGGGTCTTATTCCAGTGTGTATGATGTGTAAGGATTACACATGTTTGCACATGTGCATCCTGGTAAATTGCACGTCCCTGCTTGAGCCTGCAGAGGAGGGACGTGTTTAATACAGGACAAGAAGCCGAGGAGccccaaaatgtgttttttttcccccatttaaAAATAGGACGCTTGACGAGAAAACCGgcgagaagaaaataaatgtgaccTTTTATCAGACATCATGCTGGTGTCTGCCGGCGCCAACCAACATTCAGCCACCTTCATAACTGGGATGGATGGAGCTGTGGGCTTTAGCCAATGGAAACAGGGAAGAAGACAAACCAGGAGGACAAGAACGCTTCTTATTGTCCGCGTGAGAGCAGGATGAAGACAATGGGCGCCTTCGTCGTTTGGCGTCCATTGTGCCTGGGATTTCTTGGGTTGTGTCTCTGGCGAAGAGGACAAAGGTCTTCATTCTTCCTGGTGGCTCCTGCCATTGTCTTTGCTCCTTCTGTTTTTCCTTCTGTCACATCTCAGATCGATTTAATCTAAGACAGTTTAAGATATTACTCTCATATTTCAGGTACTTTCACATTTAATCGATAAACGACTGATCAGATCTGATGATGGGAGCGGATGACGCATTCGTCTGTACCTCGTCTCGGCCTTAATTTGACACCTTCTGTAAACTATGAGACTGTTGGAGAGACGTTATCACGCCAGCCCGGGGCCGTGAAACCGGTGGAGCGACTGATGCAGCGTTTGATGATTtaacaaacacacttttctgACTCGTCCGTCGGGTATTAACCAAACaatgcttctctctctctctctctctgcagattgTGCAGCCTGACACTGAAGAAGCTGGCGGTGATGAGAGAACTCGATAAAGAGCTGATCTCTGTGGTCATAGCCGTTAAAATccaggtgctttttttttatttgtttctttgaaaacaaatgcaaagatgCAGCTTGAATTATTGATAAGTTGCAGAAAACATCCCAGGGAAGAGAATTCAACATCCGccagtttgtatttatttatttaatgccccccccccctcccagggtTCTAAACGTATTCTGAGGTCCCATGAGATCGTGCTGCCACCCAGTGGGTCTGTGGAGACGGATCTGGCTCTCACCTTCTCACTGCAGGTAAAACGCCACCCAGCTGGAGGCTGTAGGTTTTCAAATAAACCTCTGAGGGACtgttttttatattgtttttattggaaTGTTGTCTTACGGAGATAAGTCTGCGTGTTAGGGGTTTTATCACatttgttgccatggcgactaTGAGGCGCTGTCTTGTGGAAACATTTCCTATAACTATAAACGTTATTATTCTACTATGTGATAGTGTTTTCGGGACTTAAGAAAGCACCAGAAAGGTGTGATTGTGAtatgtccccccctcccccccccctccagtacCCCCACTTCTTAAAACGAGAAGGAAACAAGCTGCAGATCATGCTGCAGAGACGAAAGAGGTACAAGAACCGAACCATCCTGGGCTACAAGACTCTGGCGGTGGGCTCGATTGACATGGCCGAGGTACGGCATGAACAACAAACTTAATGTCAGGTGTTAAAGTTAAAAGCTTTATGATCATGCAAACATATTGGAGCTGCATTTATTAGAAGACCTTTGATCGTTTCTATCTTTCAGAGATATGAgatgatttctcttttttttgtccgcGTGAACCTGCTTCACTCAAATTATCCTcccagaagagaagagaagcctcCGTCGGACGCGCAAACGGTCCcttgttttttaaaggaaacCTAGAAAACATGAATGAGCGATGACTGTTTTCCAGCACAGACTCTAAGGAGCTCCCTTATGGCCGGCAAAGCTCAGAGGAGCTTATTAAGGTCACGTCTCTGCAGCTGAGAGAACGTTCAGCGCCTGAGCGGGAACAAAGAGAAAGCAGAGTCCCGAATAGTGTCGAGAATGAAATGGTTGCCGTCTTTGTTCCACTCAAACAGGGACAACACGACTCTTAAAATAGACCGACGTTGCTCAATCCAGATTTGGGGCGCCATTGTCCCGAAATGACCCGAGACTGTTGAGCGTTAAAATCTTTTCACCACGGCCTCAGCTTTGTCCTATTCCAAGTTCTTCAACGTAATTTTCTTGTAGAAACACACCGCCGGTCAGATGGCCGGATCATTACGAATCTCGGGAGTGATGGCGGATCGCTAGGAGAGTCCTTCTGCTGTGTTTTCCTCCTCatgttctcctcctgctctgttttctttacccaggtgatgcagcacccgaCAGAGGGGGGGCAggttctgtctctctgcagcagccacAAGGACACGCTGGGGAAGGTGGCAGAGATCTGGGTCTTTTCCCTGTCCAGCCAGCCGATAGACCACGAGGAGGCCGCCctgcagggaggacagaagATCAAATGTTCAGGTAGGTTTGTCCTTGGAAGCGCTGAGGTTggagcagcggggggggggggggggtgagcaggGATCACAGGGTTCAGGGTGCTTTTCTTAATCTCTCCTGCAAGCGATTAAATTTCGCGCAGGGATCAGCGGAATTTATATTTAGAGCCTGTGTGCATGTCAAGTATTAAAGGGCAGCTGAATAATGCATGAGGCATCTTTGACACACTTTCATCTCCCTCCTCGTTTTCTGCGTCAGATAACTACTCAGAGGAAGAATACGAGAGCTTCTCCTCGGAGCAGGAGGCCAGCGATGACGCCCTGCAGGGACAGGTGAGGTCGGTCTGCTTGCCATCGATCCGCTTCGCTCGGCGATGGCGGGCATCTGTGCACGTGTGGAGAGACGCGCTGAGGGGCGACTCGAGCATCTTTCTGGCTTCATCTGGGCTGTTTTCAGGACCTCGAGGACGACGAGTACGACGTGAGGAAgccaaagaagcagaggaggtcCATTGTGAGGACGCCGTCAATCACCGGAGtaagagacaggaagcagcgattAGCTGCTGCTTTAACTGCCATGTTCAAAGTATAATTATGAGGTGGCTAATAACTGCGAGTGCATCTTGTTAAACAGCTTTTAGCGCCTTGTGCTTCACTTGCAGCAATAATTCTATATAGATGTcgtttaaaataaattctaCAGGCGGGAAAGCTTGATATCAAAAACGAAGGCGCCTGATGATTGATTTCCAGACAGGTAAAACTCATTGGGGAAGTTTTATGAAGCGCAGATGAGGCttgattattattgattgaCTTGAGCACACGCAGTAAAAATCAATCTGCAGTCACTGTATCTGCTGGACTAAAATGACAAAGCAGGAGTCGCTCACGAGTGTTCGTTCTCTTCTCCCGTGCTTTAGCAGCAGAACTTCAAGCAGCGAGTGGTGGCTCTCCTGAAGCGCTTCAGGGTTTCGGACGAGGTGGGTGTGCCCGTCTCGCTGTGatctggtgctgctgctggagactTAATGTCCGCGTGGACTCGGAGCAGGACCCCGCGGAACCGGCCcctgaggtggaggaggaggacctggacctggacagcGTGGAGTTTGAGAACCCGAGTGACAGCGGCCCGGAGCTGGATGACGACGACAGCGTCCTCAGCACACCGAAACCCAAACTCAAGTCAGTTTCTCCGCCTGTCTTTATTTGTGAAGCATTTTGGCAGCGttgattattaaattatttcaattattattattattttttgcaagaTGGAAAcgattcaaatatattttaagtcTCCTTcatcctgcttcctgtctttcagGCCATATTTCGAGggtctctccctctccagctCTCAAACCGAGATCGGCAGCATCCACAGCAGCCGGAGCCACAAGGAGCCCCCCAGCCCGGTGAGACAGGCGCCATCGGTCCAGAGATTAACACCGCGTACAAAACACGCATAAaacacgcacgtgtgtgtgtgggtgtatttACATGTCGGTGTCTGCTCCCTTATTGCTCTGTATTTACTCTAATAAACTGCGTTCCCGGTACAACGGTGAAGCAGCCGACCACCGTAACGTTCACgatggttcccccccccccgtctaacTCCAGATCGACACAGATAAATCCAAGTGTGCAGCGGCCAAATTTCCAGATGACGGCGTGTGCGAGAACGACGCTTACGTGAGTACCTGAAGATGTTCGGGTAACATAGGACTGATATTCTCCTGCAGATTTGGGAGATGGGAATAATCTGTGAGGGAAAAGATGGCGCAGCGTGATTAGAATAAATCAGAATGCGCGACAGACACTTCAGGAGTGAAGATGCACGTTTTGAAGGGAAAACCTGCTGCTGATCGCGCCCCCCCCAGGAGCAGCCGGAGGCGGTGACACCGACCACGGAGCTGGAGATGGACAACATGGACACATTTCTAGACAGATTACCAACAAGTGGTAAAATGACCAAGACGGAGTCCCTGATCATTTCATCCAACAggtttgattgatttgatttgattaggTGTGACTTTGGTGTCTTTCTGTCACAATTGTCCTTTTATCTAAATGAACTGATGTTTCCtttcattgatgatgtcatcgtcatCTCTTCCTCCAGGCAGGAGCCAAAGTTGAGCGGAAGACGAGGCAGGAGCACGTCCCTGAAGGAACGCCAGCCCAGCAGGCCGCAGAACGAGAGGGCCAACAGCCTGGACAACGGGCGCTCCCTGGACACGCGCTGCCACCTACAGGTAGGAGGACAGAACAAACAAGTTTGGACCATCATTATTGAACAATCGGCATGAAAAACCCAACTGcgtaaacaggaagtcagagttACAACAGGCGTAGCTGCATGCGATCTCGACGCTTTTGTGCTCTGTCTGCGTAGATTCCGCGAAAGACGGTGTACGACCAGCTGAACCACATCCTGGTATCTGACAGCCACCTCCCCGACAGCATCATCCTCATCAATACGTCCGACTGGCAGGGCCAGGTGAGAAGTTACGCCCTCAGAAACAGTGACTGCTGGTGACTGCTGCACATGTTCTGGTCCATTTTGTTCTAACTGTAGTTTCTCCTTCGCCCCATGCTCTCAGTATCTTTCAGACATGCTTCAGAACCGCCACCTCCCGGTTGTCTGCACCTGCACCACGGCCGACATCCAGGCTGCGTTCAACACCATCGTCTCCCGCATACAGAGATTGTAATTCGGgcttctcccccccccgtgCCGACCTCGTCTACGTAATGATAGATCGCTGCGTGGAAATTTCACTGCGTTGTTTCCTTTCTTCCCCAGTTGCAACTGTAACTCGCAGACACCCATTCCCGTTAAGATCGCGGTGGCTGGAGCGCAGCACTACCTCAGCGCAGTCCTCAGGCTTTTTGTGGACCACCTTTCCCATAAGACTCCTGACTGGCTCGGCTACATGAGGTTCCTCATCATCCCTCTAGGTGTGTTTCTgtaatgtttatttgttttaattcttAAGGCGCCTGTTATTATTGGCTTATTTTCTCAATAACAAAGCTGCACTTTGAAAGCTGCGTATTCTCTGCCTTCTTGGGCTGGTTCAGGAGCTCATCCGGTCTCCAAATATCTCGGCACTATCGATTATCGCTACAACAGTTTGTTCCAAGATGCTGCTTGGAGGGATCTGTTCCTCAAGCCAGAGGCTCCCGTTGTCGGTGAGCTCtagtaaataaaacatttccgaATGCATTAAGTTTAAGATGTATTCAGTTCAGATGATGACATCCTGTTTCTTGCGCAGCCCAGGAGAATCCAGATGTGGTTTCTAGGGTAACTCAGTACATGGTGGGAGCTAACGGAGCGCACCAGCTTCCCATCGCAGAGGCCATGCTCACCTACAAACAGAAGAGGTGCGTTTTCCCTTCTCTTCAGacgcacttaaaaaaaaatgtgtttactttTTTAGCAACCCTAAAAAAAGTATAGATGTGGCTTTGGAATTTCCTAACAAATGCTTCTAATTCAGAGCTTCCAGATGTTTCTCAAAAGGAGTTTGACATATGGTTTGACATATGGTAACGTTCCTGTATAGTTTTATCCTTGATTTTATAGACATGCATGCATTTTTCTCAAGAGAGAAACAGTCTAAAGCCATTAAAACAATATTCTACAATATCACAAAGCAACTCAAAAACCAAGTACAGCTTTAAAGACatttcaagagtagattaaaaataaaagatgaataaTTGTTTGTCACAATTTTGAAGCTGAATGCTAAGAATTGTGTAAGATCTATTTGTGAAATCATATTTTACATCATCATTATTAAACATTctatgaattaaatattttcaacCCCCTTTTGAATGAAATGTGAAGGTCTGCATGGGAGAGGCGTCTCCTAAGCGTCGTGTCTTTCCGTCACCCTTGTGAATAACATGTTTTAccatttgttgtttgtctttctttaaaggaaaaagagctttcattttgattttgcaGTAAGGTATTGTGGTCCATTCTGTTTGTTTCATGCGTAGCCTGTCGATTCACGAGCTTCCTCTTCCCGTTCAACAATCTTGTCACTTTAACAGCTgctgagatgtttttttttctattaacaGCTTGAACCACGAAGTTCTTGACTCCATGATTCACCAAATATTGGTGtgtcatttatttacttatCTGATATAAAAGACTAAGATTGgtcagtattttttttgtgtgcagttATTTATCTTAGATCTCTgaagattattattttaatctgtAAAAGAACTTCCTCAACTCAATTTTTCTCCTAATAATCCTTATTTCCAAGAGATTGGAGGGTAGAATGTGCTGATAAAGTGGCAAGAGATCATTCAGatctgtctcttcttcttcatcatcatcttcatcctccttgCAGTTTCCTTTCCATGTGCTTTTTTGGCTTTGGCCTTccatgtctgtctgctgtccGCCCTGTTAGAGGTAGATACTGGCACATCCTCCCACTGCAGCATATATTTAAATTTACTTGTCatgggtgtttttatttttttttaatttttattagcctgtttttattttccatgatgttgacaaaatgtttaaatgctgTCCCTCAATGTTGAAGGAATCAAAAGATTGATCCAAAAATCTGCATCTGTATCTCAATCCAATGCAAAATCTGAGGAGCTCAATCCACTAACTCAGACTCGACACCTAAGAAACAGTCGTCATAGTCGATTGGTTGAATCAATCAAACATGTTAACTTGTGCATTGATCAGTCAGACGGGAATCATGTGTTCAGTCAAATATCAGTCATGCAAACTAAGCTGAACACAAACCAGGCCGACATGGGCTTCTCTCGCTGGCTGCTCAGATCGCAGCACTGATGCGTTTGCAAACTTTGACCTTCTGCGTAGtgtcttctcttcctttctctcccccccccaccttgtaGTCTCTCTATTTCTTCCCTGGGGGGGCGATGGCAGGTGTCTTCAAGGCAAGAGCAGCAAACTTTCACGCCATGAAAACCCTTTATACGTAGAAAACGTAGCGCTAGAAACATTTTGGCTATTTTTCTGGTCATTGCTGGGAAAATAGTTCATAGAAGTGTCGCTTTGAACTCCCGCTCACAGGTAGCGCATAGAGCCGCAGGAGTTTTGGATGTAGGTTGGTGCTCTTCCTTCTCATCCACTTCGCCTTTAGCTTGATGGACTTGCTGCCTCCCGAATGCTCCTCCAGATCCGATCCGATGGAAACGTTCTGTTCGCTGCATTAACTGGCTGGCTTTGTCCCGAATCAGCCCACAGCTTGCATGTTTAGCTTCTTCAGCTCTAAAAACGGACAGGTTTGAGGTCAGAAGCATGCGCAGCATGCTCTGTTGATTCTACCTGGGTGGGAACTGATACGCAATATTTCCAGATGTGAAACATTGGAAATCAACTTTTACAAGCTGCTTCTTACTAGATCTTAATATTTACAACAGTAGAtggatggggttttttttttttaaatgcttgtaGGAGTCCCTTTTAGATTCATCATGATTATAATTATGTGCAATTCTTTTTCATTGTAACATGATGATAATTTTCGTGCCTCCTTCATGACCGGACTTCTCTTCTGGCCTCCGTTTCTACAGCCCTGATGAGGAATCGTGTCAGAAGTTCATCCCGTTCATTGGGGTCAGTTATCTTCTCTAACTAGCCCGTATTAGTGGTTTTACCCTCGTAACCACCGGATAGATATCGGTAACAATCCTTTAACGTGTGTTCTTCATTTTGCAGATGGTTAAAGTTGGTATCGTGGagcaaacatctgcagcttcaggcaagcGATAACTTTCTTCACTAAAATCATGCATGTGAGATTTTAAATTTGCACACCTTTGA is part of the Brachionichthys hirsutus isolate HB-005 chromosome 18, CSIRO-AGI_Bhir_v1, whole genome shotgun sequence genome and harbors:
- the pacs2 gene encoding phosphofurin acidic cluster sorting protein 2, translating into MAERSGRLSFPGSGALNRPVPMNLFATWEIDGSSPNCIPRLCSLTLKKLAVMRELDKELISVVIAVKIQGSKRILRSHEIVLPPSGSVETDLALTFSLQYPHFLKREGNKLQIMLQRRKRYKNRTILGYKTLAVGSIDMAEVMQHPTEGGQVLSLCSSHKDTLGKVAEIWVFSLSSQPIDHEEAALQGGQKIKCSDNYSEEEYESFSSEQEASDDALQGQDLEDDEYDVRKPKKQRRSIVRTPSITGQQNFKQRVVALLKRFRVSDEVVDSEQDPAEPAPEVEEEDLDLDSVEFENPSDSGPELDDDDSVLSTPKPKLKPYFEGLSLSSSQTEIGSIHSSRSHKEPPSPIDTDKSKCAAAKFPDDGVCENDAYEQPEAVTPTTELEMDNMDTFLDRLPTSGKMTKTESLIISSNRQEPKLSGRRGRSTSLKERQPSRPQNERANSLDNGRSLDTRCHLQIPRKTVYDQLNHILVSDSHLPDSIILINTSDWQGQYLSDMLQNRHLPVVCTCTTADIQAAFNTIVSRIQRFCNCNSQTPIPVKIAVAGAQHYLSAVLRLFVDHLSHKTPDWLGYMRFLIIPLGAHPVSKYLGTIDYRYNSLFQDAAWRDLFLKPEAPVVAQENPDVVSRVTQYMVGANGAHQLPIAEAMLTYKQKRKKSFHFDFAVSLSISSLGGRWQVSSSPDEESCQKFIPFIGMVKVGIVEQTSAASGDSDDAAPLGSSLLSSTPPQISPALKEASPTPPSSPSVNASFCTYSYAGQAELMGLQVDYWVAPSERKKDMEKRDSSSKNTLKCNFRSLQVSRLPLGGAELSPQPIMSMTVVTKEKNKKVMFLPKKSKDKEVESKSQVIEGISRLICTAKQQQTMLRVLIDGVEWNDVKFFQLAAQWSSHVKHFPIGIFGHTKGPY